DNA sequence from the Acidobacteriota bacterium genome:
CGCGTTCAGTGAGAACGGTAGATTCGAGATCCGCCTCGGCCCCGGGGCCGAGCAGCTATGGGTCACGCACGACGGCTACCAGGGTGCTCTGGTCCCCTTAAACATCGGCCCGGGGCAGCGTCAGGAGGGGCTGGTGATCCAACTGCAGCCGGCCGCGTCCGAGCCGGCAGACAGGTAGCAGTCGCTACCTTCACCGCCGCTCGTACGTGTACAACCTCCGCCCGCTCGCCGACACTGTTTCCACATGGCGGATCGCGGCGTACGGCTCGAGTGCCGCCTCCCACGCCTCCGGCGTGTAGTCGGCGAAGCGATCGCCCCGCAACGTGAGCAGGTCGTCGACCCGCGGGTCGCCCTGGGGCACGAACTCGACCAGCCCCCGCGGCGCCAGGGAGACGAGCCAGGCCGCGATCCGGGGCAGCGGTACGTTGCGGCCGATGGCCAGGTGGTGGAGGACGGCCAGCGCCACCAGAGCACCCACGCTCCGGGAGCGGCGCGCCAGCGAACGCCTCTCCACCTGCGACCATCCCTGGTCCGGCGATGGATTCGCCAGGTCCTGGTACAGCGGCAGGAACCGCAGCCGATCGGACTGCGCCCGCGCGCAGGCGCTCTCCAGCGCGCCGAAATCGGCATCGAAACCAATCACGTCCCGAACGCCCTCTTCCAGGGCAATCGCGGAGAACTCGCCTGTGTTGCAACCAAGATCCCAGAGCTGTTCCGGCGGCGCCTCGGCGATGAACGAGCGCACGGACTCAGCCTTGCGCGAGGCTTCGCCCGTGTCGTAGCTGGTCAGCAGCGAGTAGTCGCTCCACGTCGTGTCCGTGCCCTTGGGCCTGAGACCCTCGATCCAGCGCCGGAGCTGGGTGAGGAGACCACGGTACGCGTTGCGCGGCAGCGGACGTCTCTCTGTCCGCTTCGCCGCTTCGCTCCGCGAGCCGGCGCGGCGTTCGAATCGAAGCGGCAGCAGGACGTGCGCCTGCATCCTCGGTGACCAGCGCTTCCGACGCGGCAGCAGAGCCGCCAGTTCGCGGGCCGGGATTCCCTCCTGCATCCCGCGATACCAGGCGTTGTGTGGAACGCCGAGCTCCGCCGCCAGCAGCAGCGGGTTGAGGAACTGCTCGCAGAACTGCGAGTGGCCCTCCCAGTACTCGCCCTCGCGGTAGCGCCGGAGCGAGAGCCAGTCGATGAACACCGGCTTGGCGCCCTTGAACTGCACGTTGTAAGCGCTCGCGTCGGAGAGCGAGATGTCCCTGTCGAGCAGCCGGATCTGCATTTCCAGGTGATGGAGCGCCGCCTCCTTCAGCAGCGAGAAGGGCCACTCGTACGGATAGGAGATGAAGGGCAGCCGGGGATGTTCCAGGACCAACCCGCCGGGCGGTGGCAGGACGCCGGCCTCGACCGGGTCCACTTCCTCCGCCGCCACCAGTCGCCCCTCGACGACCAGTGCATCGACGAGACCACACTTCCGCACGTAGCGGTACTCCTCTACCGCGGCCGGCGCGACGCTTCTGAAGATGCGGCCGTCCCGGCCCTCGATCACCTGCCCCGCCGGATCGCGGAAAGAGGAAGGCTCGGCCTGGGACTCGCTCGCAGCCCCGGCCCGCACTATTCGGACTCGGGCTCGTCGGTGCTGCCGTAGCCGAAGAATGCCTGAATGCGCCGCCAGTAGTACTTGAAGGCGAGCGCCGCGGCTGCCACGCCGCCGATGACCGCCTGCAGGATCATGCTGCCCGACGCCGGATCAAGGTAGGCATGGGCCGCCTGCGGCACAATCAGTGCCACGACCAAGGCAACCATGAGACTGGTTCGATTCTTCGCCATTCGTCTCGCTCCCCGGGGACGCTGCCCGCCCCCCTGTGAACCGTTCGTGAAGACAAACAGATCCGGGGCGTTTCGTCAAGCGATCCAGACCGCTTCAGCCTCTCGCCAGATGCCCGGATCGACCTGCCGCGCTAGAGGAGGGCCTGGTCTTCGAGTAGCGTCCCGGAAGACCGAAAATGGCCGGTCTTGAGCGAGAATGGCCGGAATCCGCAACCTGGTGTCCGGTGTTCTCCCCCTCGCCTCTCTAGAGTAGTGCGTGTAGCGCTCGGGCTACGACAACCGAGGAGAAGACACGATGCGGAGAATCCTGCTCGGCGCCGCTTGCACGGGCTTGGCGCTTGGTCTCTCGACCGGCCTGACCGCCGATCGTCTGCACGCGCAGCCGCCCGGTCCCGCACTGACGGTCACGGGAACCCTGGTCGACGAGGAGGGCGCGCCGGCCGCGGGTCTGGATCTCGAACTGCGGCCCTACCCGAGCCGCTACGAGCGCCGGCTCGACGATCTTGGCGAGTCCGGCCGCTTGGGCGCTGCCGTGGACTCGACCCGATCCGGTCCGGACGGCGCTTTCACGCTGACCGCGTCGGCCGTCGGGCCGTACCGGCTGGACATCTCCGCCCCGCCAGGAAGCGCGGCGTCCGGTAGCCGCCACGTCGCGGTGGCGCCCGTGTCCCACAGCCTGGCGCCGCTGGCGGCGCCGATCGTCCTGCCGCCCATCGAAGTCCCTCACTGGCACACGCTGACAATCGGCGCGAAGGACCTCGACGGCCGACCCGTCGAAGGTGCCCTGGTCGTAGCCGACCCCACCCTGTGGCGTTCGGAACGCGCAGAAGCGAGCGATGTTCGGCCGCGATGGAATCAGCCCCAGAAACGGATCTACCCGCGCTTCTGGCGCGCGGCCACACGAACCGACGCCGCCGGAATGGCCACGTTCTCGATGCCGACCGCGGAGGTGAACGCCTTCGTTTCGGCGCCCGGGTTCCGGCTGCGCGCGGGACCCATCGGAAAGCCCGGCGGTGTCTTTGAACTGACGCGCGGAGTCGGCGTCACCATCCGCGTGCTGGATTCGCGCGGAAGGCCGGCGCCACGCGCCGTGGTCACCGTCGGCGAGAGCCAGGACGTGCCGCTGGCATTGACCGACGAACGCGGCGAAGCGACGGTAGGCCTCACGTCGGACCAAGGCCTCATCTACCAGGCGGTCGCCGAGGATCAGTCCCTTGCCTGGACCGCTCCCCTGGGGCCGGGGACTGGCGGTGCGGGCGCGCCCGCGAACGTCGAGGTCCGGCTCAGGCCGCCGGCCGAGATCGCCGGTAGCGTCACCGACGCCAGCACCGGAGGTCCGGTCCCCGGCGCGGCGATCTGGCACCGGCCCGGTGAGCAGGCGCGATCGGGCCCGGGCGGCGCCTTCGTCCTGCGCACCTGGCTCCACCGGGGCCGGGCGCAGGTCGGCATCGCCGCCGACGGCTACCAGGCGACCAGCGCCATGGTAACGGTCGAGCGACTCGGGTCCGGGGATGGAGTCGACATCGTGCTGGCGCCGGCGGCGCTTCTCGGCGGTCAGGTCGTCGACGGGGCCGGCCGGCCGGTCGCGGGCGCCGCGCTGTGGATCGAACCGACAGGCCGAAGTGGCGGCTGGAGCATCGGCCCCGGCGCCTGGAGGGCGACTTCGGCCGCCGACGGGTCCTTCTTCATCTCCGGCGTCGCCTCCGGGCACGCCTACCGTCTCAATGCCGAAGCAGACGGCTACGCGCCGGAAGCCGTCGCGATTTCTGCGGCGCCCCCAGGCACGACCAGGGAACCCGTTCGCGTCGTGCTCACCCGCGGCCGGCTCGTCCGGGGGGTCATCACCGATACGCACGGCGCTCCCATTGCAGGCGCTGAGGTCGCCCTGCTACCGGTCGCGGCAACGGGATACGGCGGCTACTCAACGAACATCGCCGCCAGGCGAACCAGCACGACCGACGCTCGCGGTGCGTTCGAGTTCGCCGGCACCCCACCCGGACGCCACGAGCTGACCGCGAGCCATCCCGAGCACGTCAGCGTCCAGGCGACGGCATTCGAGGTGCCGCCAGGCGAGGGGACGAAGGACGTGGGTACCCTCACGCTCGATGTCGGCGCGGCGATCGAGGGCGTCGTGCGCGACTTCCAGCGCCGCCCGGTGGGCGGCGCCCAGGTCAAGGTCCACCAGAGCAACATCGACCATCTCCGGCCTCTCGACCCGGAAGTCCGGACCGCGCTGACGGAAACGGACGGCACGTTTCGCATCGCCGGACTGCGCGCCGAACCGGCCGACCTCGTGGTCGAGGCCGAAGGCTACGAACGGTTCGAGATGGCAGCGGTGCGCCCGCAGGCTGGGGGCCTGATCGAGGTCCAGTTGGGCGAGGGGGCCAGACTCGTGGGCCGGGTTTTCGACGCGGACGGCGAGGGCGTCGCCAACGCGTACATCTGGCTCAGACTCGACCGCCAACCGGGCCTCAGCCGCACAGCGTGGAGTCCCGATGCTCCCAGACACAATGCGACAACCGACAGCGATGGCCGCTTCCTGTTCGAGGCTCTCGGGGCGGGACCCTGGTTCGTCGAGGTCGTTGGCGAGCAGTTGGCGGAAGACTTCGGCGCCATCCCGCTTCGGCCGGGCGAAGAGCGCGAGATCGAACTCCACCTGCGCGCCCGGGCCCGACTCGCCGGCGTGGTAACCGACGCGTACGGCGAGCCCGTCGCCGGAGCGGAGATCCTCGTTCAGCCGCGCGACGCGGCAGGTCAGGTGACAGGAACGCACCACAGCGCCCGAACCGATGCCGGCGGCGGCTACCAGGCCGACCGCGTTCCCTCGGGTCCCGCACGGATCGTCGCCCGCCATCCGGACTACCGGGACGGTGTGGCGGAGGTGGTGATCGAGGGTGGAGCGAACGAAGTCGATCTCAAGCTGCAACCGGGCTGGGAGATCTCCGGAACCGTCACCACAGCCGCCGGCGCGCCGCTGGCCCTTGCAAGAGTCGAGGCCTACCTGATCGAGCCGCCGGCCTCGCTGGACGAACCGGCCGACGCCCGGCGACAGGTCCTTCCCAGGGTCCCCCTGGAGGCCGTCACCGACCAGAGCGGCAACTACCGAATCGGCGGTCTGGACGACGGGAGGTACGAACTACGGGCCCACGCGGACGGCTACGCGCGCGCCGCGTCAGGCCGTTTCCCGGTGCGTGTCGAGGGCGGGTCGGTCGCCGGCGTCGACTTCGTGCTGCACCGGGGCATCACCTTGCGCGGCGTCGTAACCGGCCGGCCGTCCGATGCACTAGCCGGCGTCGCGGTGAGGGCGACGCAGGAACGCCTCCTCGGCGCCATGACGACACCCGACCTCGAGGGCCGCTTCCAGATGAACGATCTCGGACCAGGGAAGTGGACCATCAGCGCCGTAGAGGGCGATGGCCGCGCCGTCGAACGATCGGTGACCCTCGAAACCGGCCCTGGAGAGGCGTTCGTCGAACTGAACTTCGAACCCGGCTTCACCCTGACCGGCGAAGTTCGATCCCAGGGTCAACCTCTCGCCGGCGGCGAGGTCCACCTGGTCGAAGGCGCCCGGAGGTACGGTCCGGCGCGCACCGTGCGGATCGATCAGCAGGGCCGGTTCCGCATCGACGGCCTCGCCGCCGGGTCATTCAGGGTGATGATCGCGGAACCGAGTGGCGTCACCCACTCCCGAGAGATCGAACTCCAGGCCGACCAGGACATCTTCGTCGACCTGAATCCGCCGGCCGTGCTGGCCGGGACCGTCATCGACGCCGCTACCCGGGAACCCCTTGCCGGCGTCAACCTGGTCGTGGTTGTCGTGGATCCCGAAGCGGAGGTCGCCCCGGGCGCCGAGGAGGAGTGGATCCCCGCCGGCTTCACCCAGAGCAACGCCAACGGCGAGTACCGGCTTGAATTCGCCCCTCGAAAGGCGACCTCCCTGATGGTCCAGCGGCAAGGCTACGACGGGTTCGGCGTACCCCTCGACCTCGTACCGGGCGAACGCCGCGGAGGCTTCCTGATCGAGCTCCAGCCCGAGTAGCCGCAGCGCAGGCCGTAGGATTGCGCGCCGGCTTGAGCCGGCCGTACAACGGGTCTCAACGGCGGAGGAGAATCACAGTGGACATAGCGAACAGGATCATGGTCGTCACCGGCGGCGCCTCGGGAATCGGCAAGGCGCTGGCCGAGGCGTTTCACCGCGAGGGGGCTCGTCACGTCGTGGTCGCCGACCGCGACGAGGCTGGGGCCAAGGAAGTCGGCGAGGCGATCGGCGGCACGGGCGTAGGACTGGACGTGGCGGACGAGGGAGCGGTGCGCGGCCTGGTCGCGGCGACGCAGTCGAACATCGGCCCGATCGACCTCTTCATGTCGAACGCCGGCTTCGTGACGATGGGTGGGCTCGAGGTCCCCAACAAGGAGATCAACGATCAGTGGGAGGTCCACGTGATGTCCCATGTCTACGCCGCGCGGGCCGTCCTGCCCTCGATGATCGAGCGCGGCGAGGGATACATCATGAGCACGGCCTCCGCGGCCGGTCTGCTGACCCAGATCGGTTCGCTCGCCTACTCGCTGACCAAGCACGCGGCGGTGGCGCTGGCCGAGTGGATCGCGATCACCCACGGCCACCAGGGCATCCGGGTCTCCGTGCACTGCCCGCAGGCGGTGAAGACGAACATCGGCGCCAACAGCCCCGACCGGAACCGCCGGCGGGGCCTGTCCGTCGGCGTGGCCTCGGGCGACGGCGTCCTCACGGCCGAACAGGCCGCCGACGCCTGCATCGACGCGGTCCGCCAGGAGCGTTTCTGGGTCCTTCCCCACCCCGAAGTCGCGGAGTACGTCCGGCGCAAGGCGACCGACGTTGACCGCTGGCTGCACGGCATGAGGCGCTTCCAGGGGAGGCTCTACGAAGGGCAGCGACTCCCGGGCGACTGGTTCGTCGACGCCCAGGGCGACTGACTTGAACCCGTCCGACGATCCGGTCTTCTCGACGCGCGAGGGCAGCGTCACCGAGATCGTGTTGAACCGGCCCGCCCGCCGCAATGCGGTGACCGGGCCACTGGCGGAGCACCTCCACGAGGAGATCGTCGCCGCGAC
Encoded proteins:
- a CDS encoding carboxypeptidase regulatory-like domain-containing protein; amino-acid sequence: MRRILLGAACTGLALGLSTGLTADRLHAQPPGPALTVTGTLVDEEGAPAAGLDLELRPYPSRYERRLDDLGESGRLGAAVDSTRSGPDGAFTLTASAVGPYRLDISAPPGSAASGSRHVAVAPVSHSLAPLAAPIVLPPIEVPHWHTLTIGAKDLDGRPVEGALVVADPTLWRSERAEASDVRPRWNQPQKRIYPRFWRAATRTDAAGMATFSMPTAEVNAFVSAPGFRLRAGPIGKPGGVFELTRGVGVTIRVLDSRGRPAPRAVVTVGESQDVPLALTDERGEATVGLTSDQGLIYQAVAEDQSLAWTAPLGPGTGGAGAPANVEVRLRPPAEIAGSVTDASTGGPVPGAAIWHRPGEQARSGPGGAFVLRTWLHRGRAQVGIAADGYQATSAMVTVERLGSGDGVDIVLAPAALLGGQVVDGAGRPVAGAALWIEPTGRSGGWSIGPGAWRATSAADGSFFISGVASGHAYRLNAEADGYAPEAVAISAAPPGTTREPVRVVLTRGRLVRGVITDTHGAPIAGAEVALLPVAATGYGGYSTNIAARRTSTTDARGAFEFAGTPPGRHELTASHPEHVSVQATAFEVPPGEGTKDVGTLTLDVGAAIEGVVRDFQRRPVGGAQVKVHQSNIDHLRPLDPEVRTALTETDGTFRIAGLRAEPADLVVEAEGYERFEMAAVRPQAGGLIEVQLGEGARLVGRVFDADGEGVANAYIWLRLDRQPGLSRTAWSPDAPRHNATTDSDGRFLFEALGAGPWFVEVVGEQLAEDFGAIPLRPGEEREIELHLRARARLAGVVTDAYGEPVAGAEILVQPRDAAGQVTGTHHSARTDAGGGYQADRVPSGPARIVARHPDYRDGVAEVVIEGGANEVDLKLQPGWEISGTVTTAAGAPLALARVEAYLIEPPASLDEPADARRQVLPRVPLEAVTDQSGNYRIGGLDDGRYELRAHADGYARAASGRFPVRVEGGSVAGVDFVLHRGITLRGVVTGRPSDALAGVAVRATQERLLGAMTTPDLEGRFQMNDLGPGKWTISAVEGDGRAVERSVTLETGPGEAFVELNFEPGFTLTGEVRSQGQPLAGGEVHLVEGARRYGPARTVRIDQQGRFRIDGLAAGSFRVMIAEPSGVTHSREIELQADQDIFVDLNPPAVLAGTVIDAATREPLAGVNLVVVVVDPEAEVAPGAEEEWIPAGFTQSNANGEYRLEFAPRKATSLMVQRQGYDGFGVPLDLVPGERRGGFLIELQPE
- a CDS encoding SDR family NAD(P)-dependent oxidoreductase codes for the protein MDIANRIMVVTGGASGIGKALAEAFHREGARHVVVADRDEAGAKEVGEAIGGTGVGLDVADEGAVRGLVAATQSNIGPIDLFMSNAGFVTMGGLEVPNKEINDQWEVHVMSHVYAARAVLPSMIERGEGYIMSTASAAGLLTQIGSLAYSLTKHAAVALAEWIAITHGHQGIRVSVHCPQAVKTNIGANSPDRNRRRGLSVGVASGDGVLTAEQAADACIDAVRQERFWVLPHPEVAEYVRRKATDVDRWLHGMRRFQGRLYEGQRLPGDWFVDAQGD
- a CDS encoding class I SAM-dependent methyltransferase, with amino-acid sequence MRAGAASESQAEPSSFRDPAGQVIEGRDGRIFRSVAPAAVEEYRYVRKCGLVDALVVEGRLVAAEEVDPVEAGVLPPPGGLVLEHPRLPFISYPYEWPFSLLKEAALHHLEMQIRLLDRDISLSDASAYNVQFKGAKPVFIDWLSLRRYREGEYWEGHSQFCEQFLNPLLLAAELGVPHNAWYRGMQEGIPARELAALLPRRKRWSPRMQAHVLLPLRFERRAGSRSEAAKRTERRPLPRNAYRGLLTQLRRWIEGLRPKGTDTTWSDYSLLTSYDTGEASRKAESVRSFIAEAPPEQLWDLGCNTGEFSAIALEEGVRDVIGFDADFGALESACARAQSDRLRFLPLYQDLANPSPDQGWSQVERRSLARRSRSVGALVALAVLHHLAIGRNVPLPRIAAWLVSLAPRGLVEFVPQGDPRVDDLLTLRGDRFADYTPEAWEAALEPYAAIRHVETVSASGRRLYTYERR